One window of the Macadamia integrifolia cultivar HAES 741 unplaced genomic scaffold, SCU_Mint_v3 scaffold2940, whole genome shotgun sequence genome contains the following:
- the LOC122067495 gene encoding ammonium transporter 1 member 3-like → MAVSWEESVTYSINTVYLLFSAYLVFIMQLGFAMLCAGSVRAKNTMNIMLTNVVDAVVGSISYYLFGFAFAFGTGSDSNPFIGSHFFALKDIPNDTYDYSFFLYQWAFAIAVAGITSGSIAERTQFTSYLIFSFFLTGFVYPIVAHWVWSSTGWLSPSSSRLLFGSGAIDFAGSGVVHLVGGIAGLWGALIEGPRVGRFDAFGKPVSMRGHNATLVVLGTFLLWFGWFGFNPGSFDKILVSYPSTTNQGNWTGVGRTAVTTTLAGSMAGIVTLFARRLLIGHWDALDVCNGVLGGFVAITSGCSVVEPWAAIVCGFFAALVLIGLNILALKLKFDDPLEATQLHGGCGAWGLIFTGLFAKQEFVIQAYDSGESGVVRPYGLLMGGGWGLLGSQLIEVLVIVGWVSATMGPLFYCLHKLRLLRTPVDDEIAGLDISSHGGYAYMANPEENNPRFYADYMRMHD, encoded by the coding sequence ATGGCGGTGTCATGGGAAGAAAGCGTCACATACTCAATCAACACCGTTTATCTCCTCTTCTCAGCTTACCTAGTCTTCATCATGCAGCTTGGCTTCGCCATGCTCTGTGCTGGTTCAGTCCGAGCTAAGAACACCATGAACATAATGCTCACCAACGTCGTCGACGCCGTCGTCGGTAGCATCTCCTATTACCTCTTCGGTTTCGCTTTCGCCTTCGGCACCGGCTCTGATTCAAACCCCTTTATAGGCTCTCACTTCTTCGCCCTCAAAGACATCCCCAACGACACCTACGACTACAGCTTCTTCCTCTACCAATGGGCTTTCGCCATTGCCGTTGCCGGAATCACGAGCGGCTCCATCGCTGAGCGGACTCAGTTCACTTCTTATcttattttctccttcttccttacTGGGTTTGTTTACCCGATTGTGGCTCACTGGGTCTGGTCATCTACCGGTTGGTTGAGCCCGAGTTCGAGCCGGTTATTGTTTGGCTCCGGCGCAATCGACTTCGCCGGAAGTGGTGTGGTTCACTTGGTTGGTGGAATTGCAGGGTTGTGGGGAGCATTGATTGAAGGGCCCCGAGTTGGACGATTTGATGCGTTTGGTAAGCCTGTGTCAATGCGTGGCCACAATGCCACTCTTGTGGTACTTGGGACATTCTTGTTGTGGTttggttggttcggtttcaacCCCGGTTCGTTCGATAAAATACTTGTTTCCTACCCAAGCACAACCAATCAGGGAAATTGGACCGGTGTCGGGAGGACTGCTGTAACAACTACACTAGCCGGTTCGATGGCCGGGATTGTCACTTTATTTGCCCGGCGGTTACTAATCGGTCATTGGGATGCATTGGATGTATGTAATGGTGTGTTAGGTGGGTTTGTTGCAATTACATCGGGTTGCTCTGTGGTTGAACCGTGGGCCGCAATTGTTTGCGGTTTTTTTGCTGCTCTGGTTTTGATTGGGCTCAACATATTGGCCCTTAAACTGAAGTTTGATGATCCATTAGAGGCAACCCAATTGCATGGAGGGTGTGGGGCTTGGGGACTTATATTTACAGGTCTGTTTGCCAAACAGGAATTTGTAATTCAAGCTTATGACTCTGGGGAGAGTGGTGTGGTTCGACCATATGGTCTGTTAATGGGTGGTGGTTGGGGTTTGCTTGGTTCACAATTGATTGAAGTTTTGGTGATTGTTGGTTGGGTTAGTGCCACAATGGGTCCTCTCTTTTACTGTCTCCATAAGCTCAGGCTTCTGAGGACACCTGTTGATGATGAAATTGCAGGGCTTGACATCTCTAGCCATGGAGGATATGCATATATGGCCAATCCAGAAGAGAACAACCCTCGTTTTTATGCTGATTACATGAGGATGCATGATTAA
- the LOC122067496 gene encoding uncharacterized protein LOC122067496, translating into MEDIYKESAAFYEKGGTELTTLAKFMFEGIDKDGNGKLSRREFKRYLKNNSYKYNKKLFKKIDTDGNKSLDFEEFKLFFYLTAKEALKGWIYKDGKCKRLSKFLEKLAHMSSIGSFAVAAHSCSVM; encoded by the exons atggAAGATATATACAAGGAATCTGCAGCATTTTATGAAAAAGGTGGAACTGAGCTAACGACGCTAGCTAAATTCATGTTTGAGGGCATAGATAAGGATGGAAATGGCAAGCTAAGTAGAAGAGAATTTAAGAGGTACTTGAAAAATAACAGCtacaaatataataaaaaattattcaaaaaaattgaTACAGACGGAAACAAGTCTCTAGATTTTGAGGAATTCAAGCTCTTCTTCTACCTCACTGCTAAAGAAGCTTTGAAGGGTTGGATCTACAAG gatGGCAAGTGCAAGAGGCTCAGTAAATTTCTAGAGAAGTTGGCGCATATGTCGTCTATAGGATCATTTGCTGTAGCTGCACACAGCTGTAGTGTTATGTGA